The Leptospira kmetyi serovar Malaysia str. Bejo-Iso9 genome includes a window with the following:
- the acpS gene encoding holo-ACP synthase: MNGSYSIGMDMVYIPEFESFLKDRGTFFFEKTFTEWEKSKANSKNADQRASFYSGRYAAKEAFLKALDGRRLHAEPDLNFNYAELEIRNDEYGRPFFRYYGILMDYVSDLNLISVRLTITHTQDYAASQVLVQY; encoded by the coding sequence ATGAACGGTTCGTATTCGATCGGTATGGATATGGTGTATATTCCGGAATTTGAATCCTTTTTAAAGGATCGGGGAACTTTCTTTTTCGAAAAAACGTTTACGGAATGGGAAAAGTCCAAAGCGAATTCCAAGAACGCCGATCAAAGAGCCTCGTTTTATTCCGGAAGATACGCCGCGAAAGAAGCGTTTTTGAAGGCGTTGGACGGGCGCCGTTTGCACGCAGAACCCGATCTAAATTTCAATTACGCGGAGCTGGAGATTCGAAACGACGAATACGGAAGGCCGTTCTTTCGATATTATGGAATACTAATGGACTATGTTTCCGATCTCAATTTGATTTCCGTACGTCTGACGATCACTCATACGCAGGATTACGCGGCGTCTCAGGTTTTGGTACAATATTAG
- a CDS encoding type I polyketide synthase: MEPNDIHVFNERLLSEVHVSVLFAGQGSNPLSELMALFEEEGEFSPFFIRLFQAIEVCMDQVRSDGRDWYFKKGFSLRGWLIDPSSIPTEAILKSSYYSGPLVFAAQAANLYRFARNEENWNSIRKAIGGIYGHSQGIFAGLLLSSSPDKTSFLDNFEKTFSALFFLGIQSQSEFPEMELDPEVLRRYAKKEESPSPMAQMYFYETKETLSEILIRFNQSQSRREQVHIGLVNGPNSRVFCGAPEALLKFREELSRSGFEGVKTWNFIASSTPFHSPFLSEVEHNVQVDFQRIGFSPKAYELEIPLYDTRTGKDLRESDRDLASDLVSMVCNDLLDWNVTLSSLVEKDGKHLLLSFGPGDFIEKISSPFLKGRSLLIYNLTQEERYQAFVKTKTFSFPKEWKEYAVEFVTLPNGKEFPKNRYSLWTGRPPVFGGGMTPSTAEPDIVIAAAKEGYIVEWAGGGQVSEEIFRRRMEKISKELPAGKGIVINLLYLDAYLWNLHLPLIKKFKAEGAPIEGVTISAGIPEPEEAVRLLQEWNSAGIWLNSFKPGTVEQIGKVLKIADLLPHSKILMQVEGGAAGGHHSWEDLEELISATYEEIRKRSNIVLAVGGGIGSPKDSALWLSGEWNPKIIMPVDAVFLGTRLMAALECKTSLPIKEELVKLAGDVDWKKTKDGKEVGGVISGRSGLGADIYYASNTWTKLSDLAEKITKGKEPSEARKNVSEKKEELISLLDRTAKPFFGDLASLSYTQVLERFVSLVCPGEKLQWGEGEWPDHPFIDRSYRTRLEDLILGFEGRMLPSETEENSILEESNVLDNQNVFLKLWKERYPIGDRLLLLPEDRDFFLEVCKRPGKPVNFVPVLDEDLVRWIKSDSLWYSHCVGMDPNACAWIPGPRAVQGLEKVNEPVARILKEFVDGSKTERNSNGNISWKEFVSLPNSNLPEEIILSGSENITEVSIPSADTIDDKSWIQYLSNQGDGLLSLLLASDRLGGNGSDLRTWFSPRLSRKFSWEKGAAGEFVQICSYKEDGKNIAASLQLLNHNSAELILFFDHPGEKNSVPFRRRFIAGESPDCIVSEDKNFFTSEIRNFYAQVWKVKNIPDVINSYKSLERSEDFQKEWTTRILLTEESIIRFRKATQDYFRKDLSDDQPSLSPLSMGVVFSWESTVLPLFAYTASDLFRLLHLSQEFHWKPEAADLKAGDSVVSKSKISRVEKMDDATVLYVSGKMWNGEIEIAGFETGFLLRGEKGNSLSFDTDAVERSIEIVSQAEAEVIGQLSWIKNKSETPAIQVGDRIRFVTDKRILITDQKQTIHKIQGRIFRSNSRMSEILYGSFLIDEKTSPQADSSFDRLFKVYQEADPTIPLQKKYRILSDVFQAPEDMTSYSAASGDANPIHTDIRFAKMGGWERPIVHGLWTSSQVVNRLIRYVCDGDSSRMISFREYFEGPVFPGEELKLEAYHVAQNSGDMVLEITLENRNKDVKLRANARIRPPKTAYVFTGQGSQSQGMGMKLLEEFSEAKEVWASAEKVAVSELGFSLLEVVKNNPTSIRCGGKDWVHPKGVLNLTQFTQVALVAKSLADWAILKKRGYLKVGSPFAGHSLGEFSALSAREFIHPENVFKIVFNRGLTMQSLVPRDEQGKSSYAMSVVLGNRHVGLYENKILELVEEAKQESGLHLEVVNYNIRDKQYSVTGNIQALELLEEKCKKFARGKKTTIRLEGIDVPFHSRVLISGVPEFRKTLEANIGPDLPLRDLDGRYIPNLVALPFGLSDEFLQSVFQTAGSQVASDLLKLSHKERDNNETRRLLLIELLAFQFAMPVQWIRSQEILFDRLGTRRLIDIGARGDLAGMARQTLKDKSDSSLYQVLHIEENRNEVFYEKEDVEEAVWKISIPESEEEERIDSPETQEVVSVTPTRVKSTDESARNVSESLDSPSISLERKDALFSLLALKASVRIDEILETETIDDLFGGNSSKRNQALADIGVEFKTNALEGAHEKPLKDFVKVLEERMPYEQPGPYLRSAFEEVLKKFFPPDYGRKEIFQHLKEERLLNEQGVFAFILQLPLIAREGDSLRSGKLSAIGLKARLANAKEAARWLDQAVDQFAVLKKVQIPKRSAFSNATGGGTVDSAALEALERKYFGLEGLFAKSLRDLRKRLLDDDPYSEFLIQDLKSIEEARSVLLKKADDITPAFTEKKFVSFRNSKQWAKKRILVRAAAFLRGEIREFSNEDFLYLGNHQSPEIYEIVNYWEGYLDRKAQSSSGTEKKESYLNAGRQFSNLKQWIQSKKGKPSVFVYPKVVHSPILKKGTDGSIVCEERKISKSPASVLSGNFHLETSSDFGSSFSKNEKITLEYSKILNELCESGISFSGKKVLVTGAGPGSIAWEVVKAFLSGGAEVLLTTTSYSSTRIRILRELYQKYGSQDSSLEIVPFSQGSLADIRSLTDWLGERKWNPDFLIPFAAVGEENSVSSLDDSSLVSIRVMLLGVEKLIGELGKLRKNIGEQNSKLNVILPLSPNHGIFGRDGMYAETKIGLETLFRKRYSEAADWGNSVRILGAVIGWVRGTGLMEANDLLAPVLESKTEVRTFSRSEMGLLISCLSALSASNLLPDVVKADFTGGLGNVENLGEILTKIRTDLVAQMKKNGEIQSIFQKLNVSSSFHRKIKALPKQGLRFPEVPSEETLAEFKPISNLRPQDLVCVVGYAEVGPAGSSLTRWELEKNGTFSLESCVELAWNMGYIRYQSGQNGKVWTDAKTGEAIPEWQIKEKYEKEILEHSGIRIVDHTSSGYDPTEIAVFADVVLEEDLMIPISGPEEAEEFRKADPQTTEIYNNPSTEKWFIKRKKGSVLKVKKAVGIQRRIAGQIPDGWDPEKYGIPKDLIRQVDAITVYNLYCTCEAYLRAGLDPFELFEYIHPSQAGSSVGSGMGGMKKIKRMFLDFRHGEERQHDSLQESLINVTAAWAITSYAGIYGTMQTPVAACATGGVSLELARDAILAGKAKFMIAGAFDDTLEESMIGFGDMNATANTSEMAEQGILTSEVCRPNDVRRNGFVESQGGGVVLLARGDVALRMGLPLYGLLGFAGSRTDGIQTSIPAPGVGLLSLAANSKTEVSPLQSALDSYGLKADDIGFAYKHDTSTKANDKNENNLLHKLMLTLGRTPGNNLPVVSQKALTGHSKAGAAMWQSIGVIQSLEEGILTGNRNLDDVDSDMNPYSFIAFSDESIRFGKNHWKAGMLTSLGFGHIGVLCLFLHRNFFWGILNEEEREAYIDRCRERGKYATHRYNEIRLGNGTQLYERRTHSYFEEEDEESALLDASYRSSYFVSK, encoded by the coding sequence ATGGAACCGAATGATATTCATGTATTCAACGAACGATTGTTAAGCGAAGTTCATGTGAGCGTTTTGTTTGCCGGGCAAGGAAGCAATCCTCTTTCGGAATTGATGGCCTTGTTCGAGGAAGAAGGAGAATTTTCGCCTTTTTTTATACGTTTGTTTCAAGCGATCGAAGTTTGTATGGATCAGGTTCGTTCCGACGGACGGGATTGGTATTTTAAAAAAGGTTTTTCTCTGCGTGGGTGGCTCATCGACCCGTCTTCCATACCGACGGAAGCGATTCTGAAGTCGTCCTATTACAGCGGTCCTTTGGTTTTCGCCGCGCAAGCAGCGAATCTATATCGTTTTGCACGCAACGAAGAGAATTGGAATTCCATCCGAAAAGCGATCGGAGGAATTTACGGACATTCTCAGGGAATCTTTGCAGGGCTTCTTCTTTCGAGTTCTCCTGATAAAACTTCTTTCCTGGACAACTTTGAAAAAACGTTTTCCGCATTGTTTTTCCTAGGGATTCAGAGTCAGTCCGAATTTCCTGAAATGGAATTGGATCCTGAAGTTCTGCGCCGTTATGCCAAAAAGGAAGAGTCGCCTTCGCCGATGGCTCAGATGTACTTTTATGAAACTAAGGAAACATTATCCGAAATTTTAATCCGCTTCAATCAATCTCAAAGTCGCAGAGAACAAGTTCATATCGGACTCGTCAATGGTCCGAACAGCCGCGTTTTCTGCGGGGCCCCGGAAGCTCTATTGAAATTCAGAGAAGAACTTTCAAGATCCGGTTTTGAAGGAGTGAAAACCTGGAACTTCATCGCTTCCTCCACGCCTTTCCATTCTCCGTTTCTTTCCGAAGTGGAGCATAACGTTCAAGTCGATTTTCAAAGGATAGGATTCTCGCCAAAAGCCTACGAGTTGGAAATACCGCTCTATGATACGCGAACCGGAAAAGATCTCAGAGAATCCGATAGGGATTTGGCATCTGATTTGGTATCCATGGTTTGTAACGATCTCTTGGATTGGAACGTTACGCTCTCATCTCTGGTGGAGAAAGATGGCAAACATTTGCTCCTATCGTTCGGTCCCGGTGATTTTATAGAAAAGATCAGTTCTCCTTTTTTGAAAGGACGTTCTTTACTGATTTACAACCTAACACAAGAGGAACGGTATCAGGCTTTTGTAAAAACCAAAACGTTCTCCTTTCCGAAAGAATGGAAAGAATATGCGGTGGAGTTCGTCACTCTTCCCAACGGAAAAGAATTTCCGAAGAATCGTTATTCTCTTTGGACGGGACGTCCTCCCGTTTTCGGAGGAGGAATGACTCCCAGTACCGCCGAACCCGATATCGTCATCGCCGCCGCAAAGGAAGGTTATATTGTAGAGTGGGCCGGAGGCGGGCAGGTTTCCGAAGAAATCTTTCGAAGAAGAATGGAAAAAATTTCGAAGGAGCTTCCGGCGGGCAAAGGTATCGTAATCAATCTGCTTTATCTCGACGCTTATCTGTGGAACCTTCATCTTCCTCTGATCAAAAAATTTAAAGCCGAAGGGGCGCCGATCGAAGGAGTTACGATCTCGGCGGGTATTCCCGAGCCGGAGGAAGCGGTCCGTCTTTTACAAGAATGGAACTCCGCGGGCATCTGGCTGAATTCGTTCAAACCCGGAACCGTAGAACAGATCGGAAAAGTACTGAAGATCGCCGATTTATTACCACATTCTAAAATTCTAATGCAGGTGGAGGGAGGAGCCGCAGGCGGACATCATAGTTGGGAGGATTTGGAGGAATTGATTTCCGCGACATACGAAGAAATTAGAAAACGATCCAATATCGTTCTTGCTGTGGGGGGAGGAATCGGATCTCCGAAAGATTCCGCGCTTTGGTTATCGGGAGAATGGAACCCGAAAATCATAATGCCCGTCGACGCCGTATTTTTAGGAACAAGGCTGATGGCCGCTTTGGAATGTAAGACTTCGCTTCCGATCAAGGAAGAATTGGTGAAACTTGCCGGAGACGTCGATTGGAAAAAAACAAAGGACGGAAAGGAAGTCGGCGGAGTGATCTCCGGCAGGTCGGGATTGGGAGCGGATATCTACTACGCGTCGAACACTTGGACAAAACTTTCGGATCTCGCCGAAAAAATTACGAAGGGTAAGGAACCTTCGGAGGCGAGAAAGAACGTATCGGAAAAAAAAGAAGAGCTGATCTCTCTTTTGGATCGGACCGCAAAGCCGTTTTTCGGCGATCTTGCCTCTCTCAGTTATACGCAGGTATTGGAAAGATTCGTTTCTCTCGTCTGTCCGGGAGAGAAACTGCAATGGGGCGAAGGAGAATGGCCGGATCATCCCTTTATCGATCGGAGCTATAGAACCAGATTGGAGGATTTGATTCTCGGATTCGAAGGGAGAATGCTTCCTTCCGAAACGGAGGAGAACTCGATTCTGGAAGAATCAAACGTATTAGATAATCAGAATGTGTTTCTGAAACTCTGGAAGGAACGTTATCCGATCGGCGACCGGCTCCTGCTCTTACCCGAAGATCGGGATTTTTTCTTGGAAGTTTGCAAACGTCCGGGCAAACCTGTGAATTTCGTTCCGGTGCTCGACGAAGATTTGGTTCGTTGGATCAAATCCGATTCTCTTTGGTATTCTCATTGTGTGGGAATGGATCCGAACGCCTGTGCTTGGATCCCGGGGCCGAGAGCCGTGCAAGGATTAGAAAAAGTGAATGAACCCGTCGCACGAATCTTAAAGGAATTCGTTGACGGCTCCAAAACGGAGCGGAATTCAAACGGGAATATTTCTTGGAAAGAATTTGTTTCATTACCGAATTCGAATCTTCCGGAAGAAATCATACTTTCCGGTTCCGAAAATATCACGGAAGTTTCGATTCCATCCGCGGATACGATCGATGATAAAAGTTGGATCCAATACTTGTCTAATCAAGGAGATGGGCTTCTTTCTCTTTTATTGGCGAGCGATCGATTGGGCGGGAACGGATCGGATTTGAGGACTTGGTTTTCTCCAAGATTATCTCGCAAGTTCAGTTGGGAAAAGGGAGCCGCCGGAGAGTTCGTTCAGATCTGTTCTTATAAGGAAGACGGAAAGAATATCGCCGCGTCTTTGCAGTTGTTGAATCATAATTCCGCGGAACTGATTCTCTTCTTCGATCATCCGGGCGAAAAGAATTCCGTTCCGTTTCGAAGACGTTTTATCGCCGGTGAAAGTCCGGATTGTATCGTATCGGAAGATAAAAATTTTTTCACTTCCGAAATCCGAAACTTTTACGCTCAGGTTTGGAAAGTTAAAAACATTCCCGATGTGATCAATTCTTACAAATCCTTGGAGCGTTCCGAGGATTTTCAAAAGGAATGGACGACTCGAATTCTTTTAACCGAGGAATCGATCATACGTTTTAGAAAGGCGACTCAGGATTATTTTCGGAAAGATCTTTCCGACGATCAGCCGAGTCTTTCTCCCTTATCGATGGGCGTCGTATTTTCCTGGGAGAGTACGGTGTTACCTCTGTTTGCATATACCGCTTCGGATTTATTCCGTCTGTTACATCTTTCGCAGGAATTTCACTGGAAGCCGGAGGCCGCAGACTTAAAGGCCGGAGATTCCGTAGTTTCCAAATCCAAAATCTCCCGCGTGGAAAAGATGGACGATGCAACCGTCCTCTATGTCTCGGGAAAAATGTGGAACGGAGAAATCGAAATCGCGGGATTTGAAACCGGATTCTTACTCAGAGGAGAAAAAGGGAACTCTTTGAGTTTCGATACGGATGCGGTCGAACGAAGTATCGAAATCGTTTCTCAAGCGGAAGCGGAAGTAATCGGTCAGCTTTCCTGGATTAAAAATAAATCGGAGACGCCCGCGATTCAAGTAGGCGATCGGATTCGTTTTGTGACGGACAAAAGAATTCTGATCACGGACCAAAAACAAACGATTCATAAAATTCAAGGAAGAATTTTTCGTTCCAACAGCCGTATGAGTGAAATATTATATGGCAGTTTTCTAATAGACGAAAAAACTTCTCCGCAAGCGGATTCTTCGTTTGATCGGTTATTTAAGGTCTATCAGGAAGCCGATCCTACGATTCCTCTACAAAAAAAATATAGAATTCTTTCCGACGTGTTTCAAGCGCCGGAAGACATGACTTCCTATTCCGCCGCGTCGGGCGACGCGAATCCGATTCACACCGATATTCGTTTCGCGAAGATGGGAGGTTGGGAACGTCCGATCGTTCACGGACTTTGGACGTCCTCTCAAGTTGTCAATCGATTGATTCGATACGTTTGCGACGGCGATTCTTCCAGAATGATCTCCTTTCGGGAGTACTTCGAAGGTCCGGTTTTTCCGGGAGAAGAATTGAAATTGGAAGCGTATCACGTCGCGCAGAATTCGGGTGACATGGTTCTCGAAATCACATTAGAAAATCGGAATAAAGACGTGAAGTTGCGCGCGAACGCACGGATTCGTCCTCCGAAAACCGCCTACGTATTTACGGGACAGGGTTCCCAATCTCAGGGAATGGGAATGAAACTTCTGGAAGAATTTTCAGAAGCGAAAGAAGTCTGGGCATCCGCGGAAAAGGTCGCGGTTTCGGAACTCGGGTTTTCTCTTCTTGAAGTGGTAAAGAACAATCCCACTTCCATTCGCTGCGGAGGAAAAGATTGGGTGCATCCGAAGGGCGTTTTGAACCTCACTCAGTTTACTCAAGTCGCGTTAGTCGCGAAGTCCTTGGCGGACTGGGCGATCTTAAAAAAACGCGGATATCTCAAGGTCGGATCTCCGTTTGCGGGACATTCTCTCGGAGAATTTTCCGCGTTATCCGCGCGGGAGTTTATCCATCCCGAGAACGTTTTCAAAATCGTATTCAACCGCGGATTGACGATGCAGAGTTTGGTCCCCCGAGACGAACAGGGTAAGAGTTCGTATGCCATGAGCGTCGTACTCGGAAACAGACACGTAGGTTTGTATGAAAACAAGATTCTCGAACTCGTGGAAGAAGCCAAACAAGAATCCGGACTTCACTTAGAAGTAGTAAATTATAATATTCGAGATAAGCAATATTCGGTGACCGGAAATATTCAGGCTCTCGAGTTATTGGAAGAAAAGTGCAAAAAATTCGCAAGAGGCAAAAAGACCACGATTCGTCTGGAAGGAATCGACGTTCCGTTTCATTCTCGCGTGCTGATTTCCGGAGTTCCCGAGTTTAGAAAAACTTTGGAAGCGAATATAGGCCCGGATCTTCCGCTCAGAGATTTGGACGGAAGATATATTCCGAATTTGGTGGCGCTTCCCTTCGGGCTTTCGGACGAATTTTTGCAATCGGTTTTTCAAACGGCGGGAAGTCAGGTCGCATCCGATCTGTTAAAACTTTCTCATAAAGAAAGAGATAACAACGAAACCAGACGTCTCTTGTTGATCGAGCTACTTGCCTTTCAATTTGCAATGCCCGTTCAGTGGATCCGATCTCAAGAAATTCTTTTCGACCGCTTAGGAACCAGACGTCTCATCGATATCGGTGCAAGAGGAGATCTGGCCGGAATGGCGAGACAGACCCTCAAGGACAAAAGCGATTCATCCCTTTATCAAGTTCTACATATCGAAGAAAACAGAAACGAAGTTTTTTACGAAAAAGAAGATGTGGAAGAAGCGGTTTGGAAAATTTCGATTCCCGAATCGGAAGAAGAGGAACGAATCGATTCTCCGGAAACGCAGGAAGTCGTTTCGGTTACGCCGACTCGAGTGAAGTCCACGGATGAAAGCGCGCGTAACGTGTCCGAATCTTTGGATTCTCCTTCGATTTCTCTGGAAAGAAAGGACGCGCTTTTTTCCTTACTTGCTTTGAAGGCGAGCGTCAGAATCGACGAAATTTTGGAAACCGAAACCATCGACGATTTGTTCGGCGGAAATTCTTCCAAACGAAATCAGGCGCTCGCCGATATCGGAGTCGAGTTTAAGACGAACGCATTGGAAGGGGCGCATGAAAAACCGCTCAAAGATTTCGTAAAAGTTTTGGAAGAAAGAATGCCTTATGAACAACCGGGGCCTTACTTAAGAAGCGCGTTCGAAGAAGTTCTCAAAAAATTCTTCCCGCCGGACTACGGCAGAAAGGAAATTTTTCAACACCTCAAAGAAGAAAGATTGTTAAATGAACAAGGAGTGTTCGCGTTCATCCTTCAACTTCCTTTGATTGCAAGAGAAGGCGATTCTCTCAGAAGCGGAAAGTTAAGCGCGATCGGCCTGAAAGCGAGACTTGCAAACGCAAAAGAAGCCGCGCGCTGGCTCGATCAGGCGGTCGATCAATTTGCAGTTTTAAAAAAGGTGCAGATTCCGAAACGTTCCGCTTTTTCAAACGCTACCGGAGGGGGAACAGTGGATTCCGCGGCCCTCGAGGCCTTGGAGCGAAAATATTTCGGACTGGAAGGGCTTTTTGCCAAGTCGTTGCGCGATCTGAGAAAACGCCTCCTCGACGATGATCCATATTCAGAATTCTTAATACAAGATCTGAAGTCGATCGAAGAAGCGCGATCCGTTCTTCTTAAAAAGGCCGACGATATTACGCCCGCGTTTACGGAGAAGAAGTTCGTTTCGTTTCGAAACTCGAAACAATGGGCAAAGAAACGAATTCTCGTTCGAGCGGCCGCGTTTTTAAGAGGGGAGATCCGGGAATTTTCAAACGAGGATTTTCTTTACTTGGGAAATCATCAAAGCCCGGAGATCTACGAGATCGTGAATTACTGGGAAGGATACTTGGATCGCAAGGCTCAAAGTTCCTCCGGTACGGAAAAGAAAGAATCGTATTTGAACGCCGGTCGTCAGTTCTCCAATTTGAAACAATGGATTCAATCCAAGAAAGGCAAACCTTCTGTGTTCGTATATCCGAAAGTCGTCCACAGTCCTATACTAAAAAAAGGAACGGACGGCTCTATCGTTTGTGAAGAACGAAAGATTTCCAAGAGCCCGGCGTCCGTTCTTTCGGGGAATTTTCATTTAGAGACGAGTTCGGATTTCGGTTCCAGCTTTTCGAAAAACGAAAAAATAACTTTAGAATATTCTAAAATTCTCAACGAGCTTTGCGAGTCGGGAATATCGTTCTCCGGTAAAAAGGTTCTGGTTACCGGAGCGGGTCCGGGTTCGATTGCGTGGGAGGTCGTGAAAGCCTTTCTTTCGGGCGGGGCGGAGGTCCTGCTTACGACCACTTCTTATTCTTCTACGCGGATTCGAATTCTTAGAGAGCTCTATCAAAAATACGGGTCCCAAGATTCGAGTCTTGAAATCGTTCCATTCTCTCAGGGTTCCTTGGCGGATATCCGTTCACTTACCGATTGGCTCGGAGAAAGAAAGTGGAATCCCGATTTCCTGATTCCGTTTGCCGCAGTCGGAGAAGAAAATTCCGTTTCGAGTTTGGATGATTCTTCCCTTGTTTCCATCCGAGTGATGCTCCTCGGCGTCGAGAAGTTGATCGGTGAACTCGGCAAGTTGAGAAAAAATATCGGAGAGCAGAATTCCAAGCTCAACGTCATTCTGCCTCTTTCTCCGAATCACGGGATTTTCGGCAGGGATGGTATGTATGCCGAAACAAAAATCGGATTGGAAACTCTTTTTCGCAAAAGATATTCCGAAGCCGCGGATTGGGGAAACTCCGTTCGGATTTTGGGCGCAGTGATCGGTTGGGTAAGAGGTACGGGATTGATGGAAGCGAACGATCTTTTGGCTCCCGTTTTAGAATCAAAAACCGAGGTCAGAACTTTTTCTCGTTCGGAAATGGGGCTTTTGATTTCCTGTCTTTCCGCTTTGAGCGCAAGTAATCTTTTACCGGATGTCGTGAAGGCGGATTTTACCGGCGGGTTGGGTAACGTTGAAAATCTCGGCGAGATTTTGACGAAGATCCGTACGGATCTTGTCGCGCAGATGAAAAAGAACGGAGAAATCCAAAGTATATTCCAAAAATTGAATGTATCTTCCTCGTTCCATCGAAAGATTAAGGCTCTTCCAAAACAAGGTCTCCGTTTTCCCGAAGTTCCTTCGGAAGAAACGTTAGCCGAATTCAAACCGATTTCGAATCTTCGACCCCAGGATCTTGTCTGTGTGGTGGGTTATGCAGAAGTAGGTCCCGCGGGAAGTTCTCTTACACGTTGGGAATTGGAGAAGAACGGAACCTTTTCTTTGGAATCCTGCGTCGAACTCGCTTGGAATATGGGTTATATCCGTTATCAGAGCGGGCAAAACGGAAAGGTTTGGACCGACGCGAAAACGGGAGAAGCGATTCCCGAATGGCAGATCAAAGAAAAATACGAGAAGGAGATCCTCGAACATTCCGGAATCAGAATCGTAGATCATACGAGTTCGGGATACGATCCGACGGAGATCGCGGTTTTTGCGGACGTTGTTTTGGAAGAGGATCTGATGATTCCGATCAGCGGACCGGAGGAAGCGGAAGAATTTAGAAAGGCGGATCCTCAGACCACGGAGATATACAACAACCCGAGTACGGAAAAATGGTTCATCAAACGCAAGAAGGGTTCCGTCTTGAAAGTGAAAAAGGCCGTAGGGATTCAACGCAGAATCGCCGGTCAGATTCCGGACGGATGGGACCCGGAAAAATACGGAATTCCAAAAGATCTGATTCGTCAGGTCGATGCGATTACGGTTTATAACTTGTATTGTACTTGCGAAGCGTATCTTCGTGCAGGTCTCGATCCGTTTGAACTGTTTGAATACATTCATCCGAGCCAAGCCGGTTCCAGCGTAGGATCGGGTATGGGCGGTATGAAAAAAATCAAACGTATGTTTTTGGATTTCAGACACGGAGAAGAAAGACAACACGATTCTCTGCAGGAATCGTTGATCAACGTTACCGCCGCTTGGGCGATCACTTCGTATGCGGGAATTTATGGAACGATGCAGACTCCGGTCGCCGCCTGTGCGACCGGAGGCGTTTCTCTCGAACTTGCGCGGGACGCGATCCTGGCGGGTAAGGCTAAGTTTATGATCGCGGGCGCGTTCGACGACACACTTGAAGAAAGTATGATCGGCTTCGGCGATATGAACGCGACGGCGAACACGAGTGAGATGGCCGAACAAGGAATTCTTACTTCCGAAGTATGTCGTCCGAACGACGTCCGAAGAAACGGCTTCGTGGAATCTCAAGGAGGCGGCGTCGTTCTTCTCGCGAGAGGGGACGTTGCTTTGCGGATGGGATTGCCGCTCTACGGTCTTCTCGGATTTGCGGGTTCTCGTACTGATGGAATTCAAACTTCGATTCCCGCTCCGGGCGTCGGTCTGCTTTCCTTGGCGGCCAATTCTAAAACGGAAGTTTCCCCCTTACAATCCGCTTTGGATTCTTACGGACTGAAGGCGGACGATATAGGATTCGCGTACAAACACGATACTTCCACAAAGGCGAACGATAAGAACGAAAACAATTTGCTGCATAAGCTGATGCTTACGTTAGGCAGAACACCTGGGAATAATCTTCCAGTGGTTTCACAAAAGGCATTGACGGGACATTCGAAAGCGGGTGCGGCGATGTGGCAATCGATCGGAGTCATTCAGTCTTTGGAAGAGGGAATTCTCACCGGCAATCGAAACTTGGACGACGTCGATTCCGATATGAACCCGTATTCTTTTATCGCATTCAGCGACGAATCCATTCGTTTCGGAAAAAATCATTGGAAGGCGGGGATGTTAACTTCTCTCGGCTTCGGACATATAGGAGTTCTTTGTCTTTTCCTTCATAGAAATTTTTTCTGGGGAATTTTGAACGAAGAAGAAAGAGAAGCCTATATCGATCGATGCCGCGAACGCGGAAAGTATGCGACCCATCGATACAATGAAATTCGTTTGGGCAACGGGACGCAGCTCTATGAACGCAGAACCCATTCTTACTTTGAAGAAGAAGACGAGGAATCCGCGCTTTTGGACGCGTCTTATCGGTCCTCTTACTTCGTTTCGAAATAA